One region of Acanthopagrus latus isolate v.2019 chromosome 24, fAcaLat1.1, whole genome shotgun sequence genomic DNA includes:
- the LOC119015446 gene encoding adhesion G-protein coupled receptor G7-like, whose amino-acid sequence MFRPTMLNGTSLYNFACVFWNYDVSDWSTDGCSKGNASDGLLRCFCNHTTNFAALWTYREKYDYAEALDWISIVGLSLSIVCLVVTIGHHIKENFRINSKEETNNMNLKIAQLCIYVSLLAFIVTFLSGVQNSSRQNDAPVGVDDANNTILDSDERVEPDRGSCTAVAALLHFFLLATFMWNSVYGTQMVLLFWTDGELPPYWSIISHTVGWGLPAVVMATTLGATYRLDSPLGYRQEEFCWLAALDKNKQFNFGKPMFWAFLLPVGLILIYNILLLVLTTWRTDREQKSTKPSSLRTMFLISLSLAVLLGVSWTLGYLVLASEGTAHLVFSIIFCLCTTTQGLQIFILFTARTPSFRASVSRPVRYISAVNMHLNSRSYSLTKALWSTAGSESYRDLKDQQESLF is encoded by the exons ATGTTCAGACCAACA atGCTGAACGGGACGTCGCTGTACAACTTCGCCTGTGTTTTCTGGAACTATGACGTGAGCGACTGGAGCACCGACGGCTGCTCCAAAGGAAACGCTTCAGACGGACTGCTGAGATGTTTCTGCAACCACACCACCAACTTTGCTGCTCTCTGG acatacagagagaaatACGACTATGCAGAAGCCCTGGACTGGATTTCCATCGTTGGACTTTCTCTTTCTATCGTTTGCTTGGTTGTAACGATCGGCCACCACATTAAAGAGAA CTTTCGGATCAACTCTAAAGAAGAGACTAACAACATGAACTTAAAGATCGCCCAGCTGTGTATCTACGTCAGCCTGCTGGCCTTCATCGTCACCTTCCTGTCTGGAGTTCAGAACTCCAGCAGACAGAACGACGCTCCGGTGGGGGTCGACGATGCAAACAACACCATCCTGGACTCTGATGAGCGCGTGGAGCCGGACAGAGGCTCGTGCACGGCGGTGGCGGCTCTGCTTCACTTCTTCCTGTTGGCCACCTTCATGTGGAACAGCGTGTACGGCACTCAGATGGTGCTGCTGTTCTGGACAGACGGGGAACTTCCTCCATACTGGAGTATAATCAGTCACACTGTTGGATGGG GTCTGCCGGCGGTCGTCATGGCGACCACCCTGGGAGCCACCTACAGACTGGACAGTCCTCTGGGATACAGGCAGGAGGAGTT TTGCTGGCTTGCAGCTCTGGACAAGAACAAACAGTTTAACTTTGGGAAGCCGATGTTTTGGGctttcctgcttcctgttggCCTGATCCTGATCTACAACATCCTACTGCTGGTTCTGACCACATGGAGgactgacagagagcagaagag CACCAAACCTTCGTCTCTGAGGACGATGTTCCTCATCAGTTTGTCTCTGGCCGTGTTGCTGGGTGTGTCCTGGACTCTGGGGTACCTGGTCCTGGCCTCTGAGGGAACCGCCCACCTGGTCTTCAGCATCATCTTCTGTCTCTGCACCACCACACAG gggcTTCAGATTTTCATCCTCTTCACAGCCAGAACGCCGTCCTTCAGAGCCTCCGTGTCCCGGCCTGTCCGCTACATCTCAGCCGTAAACATGCACCTCAACAGCAGATCCTACAGCCTGACCAAGGCCTTATGGAGCACCGCTGGTTCTGAGTCCTACAGAGACCTGAAGGACCAGCAGGAGTCTCTGTTCTAG